A single window of Botrytis cinerea B05.10 chromosome 15, complete sequence DNA harbors:
- the Bcpex5 gene encoding Bcpex5: MSFMGGAECSTAGNPLSQFTKHVQDDKSLQRDRLVGRAPGGGMQGMRSGMNMNGSQDHMMNDFMQQNGQLPPEAFAMQHDLHQNAQMRNGSQSPAVGGWAQEFNPGMPGMPEQAMMEAAFQAPKGTAFSPADFARFQQMGQSSSARSASPMAQNMSNGYSYQGPQMGMGMGMGMMGMNRMGMGMNMMNQPQYQQPAQDLQQDKGKGKMVELDDQNWEEQFKQIDLQGKELEESLAAEGELNEMDREMAGEESLNGMNISEFDQWDGFDAVGTHQSPFRDPQLGDYMFENENLFKDIANPFDEGVRIMHEGGNLSLAALAFEAAVQKDPQHVDAWVLLGSAQAQNEKETPAIRALEQALKVDPMNLTALMGLAVSYTNEGYDSTAYRTLERWLSIKYPSIIEPGALSSESDIGFTDRHQLHEKVTDLFIRAAQLSPDGEHMDPDVQVGLGVLFYGAEEYDKAVDCFTAALASTESGTSNQRDQVHLLWNRLGATLANSGRSEEAIAAYEKALTLRINFVRARYNLGVSCINIGCFDEAASHLLGALAMHKIVENEGREKARDVLGGGSVSEADLERMISQNQSTNLYDTLRRVFSQMGRRDLSERVVAGMDVESFRGEFDF; the protein is encoded by the exons ATGTCTTTCATGGGCGGTGCAGAATGTTCGACAGCAGGAAATCCGCTTAGTCAATTCACCAAACATGTTCAGGATGACAAGAGTTTACAGAGAGATAGATTGGTCGGAAGAGCGCCTGGAGGCGGTATGCAGGGCATGCGCTCCGGTATGAATATGAACGGAAGTCAAGATCAC ATGATGAACGATTTTATGCAACAAAATGGTCAACTCCCACCAGAAGCCTTCGCTATGCAACATGATCTTCATCAGAATGCACAAATGAGAAATGGATCTCAATCTCCAGCTGTTGGAGGATGGGCCCAGGAGTTCAATCCTGGAATGCCGGGAATGCCAGAGCAGGCAATGATGGAGGCGGCGTTCCAAGCTCCCAAAGGTACAGCATTCAGCCCTGCGGATTTTGCTAGATTTCAACAGATGGGCCAATCAAGCTCCGCGCGTTCTGCGAGTCCTATGGCGCAAAATATGTCGAATGGTTATTCATATCAAGGTCCTCaaatgggtatgggtatgggtatgggaatGATGGGCATGAACAgaatgggtatgggtatgaaTATGATGAACCAACCACAGTATCAACAACCTGCGCAGGATTTACAACAAGAcaaaggaaaggggaagaTGGTTGAGCTCGATGATCAAAATTGGGAAGAGCAATTCAAGCAGATTGATTTACAAGGAAAGGAGCTCGAAGAGAGTTTGGCGGCGGAAGgagaattaaatgaaatgGATAG GGAAATGGCCGGCGAAGAAAGCCTAAACGGTATGAACATAAGCGAATTCGATCAATGGGACGGATTTGATGCTGTAGGAACACATCAATCACCATTCCGTGACCCGCAACTCGGAGATTATATGTTTGAAAACGAGAACCTTTTTAAAGATATCGCCAACCCATTCGACGAGGGTGTGCGGATAATGCACGAGGGAGGTAACTTATCTCTCGCCGCACTAGCTTTCGAGGCCGCCGTACAAAAAGATCCCCAGCATGTTGATGCATGGGTATTGTTAGGTTCGGCCCAAGCCCAAAATGAAAAGGAGACACCGGCAATCCGAGCGTTAGAACAGGCTCTGAAAGTTGACCCTATGAATCTTACAGCCCTTATGGGCCTAGCAGTTTCCTACACAAACGAAGGTTACGATAGTACCGCTTATCGTACACTTGAGCGCTGGCTCTCCATCAAgtatccatctatcattGAACCAGGTGCCCTATCTTCTGAGAGTGACATCGGTTTCACCGACCGACATCAACTTCATGAAAAGGTTACTGATTTATTCATTCGCGCCGCTCAACTTTCACCAGATGGCGAACACATGGATCCAGATGTGCAAGTAGGTCTCGGAGTCCTCTTCTACGGTGCTGAAGAGTACGATAAAGCAGTTGATTGTTTCACTGCTGCTCTAGCCTCCACCGAATCTGGAACCTCGAATCAAAGAGACCAAGTTCATCTCTTATGGAATCGCCTCGGCGCCACTCTCGCGAATTCAGGCCGCAGCGAAGAAGCTATCGCCGCCTACGAAAAAGCACTAACGCTCCGCATCAATTTCGTACGAGCCCGCTACAACCTTGGTGTCTCTTGCATCAATATTGGATGTTTTGACGAAGCTGCTTCTCATCTTCTAGGTGCATTAGCTATGCACAAAATTGTGGAAAATGAAGGCAGAGAAAAGGCAAGAGATGTACTGGGTGGCGGAAGTGTCAGTGAGGCGGATCTCGAGAGGATGATCTCGCAAAATCAAAGCACTAATTTGTATGATACATTGAGAAGAGTTTTTAGTCAGATGGGGAGAAGAGATTTGTCTGAGCGCGTCGTGGCGGGAATGGATGTTGAGAGTTTCAGAGGGGagtttgatttttaa
- the Bcpex5 gene encoding Bcpex5, with protein MSFMGGAECSTAGNPLSQFTKHVQDDKSLQRDRLVGRAPGGGMQGMRSGMNMNGSQDHMMNDFMQQNGQLPPEAFAMQHDLHQNAQMRNGSQSPAVGGWAQEFNPGMPGMPEQAMMEAAFQAPKGTAFSPADFARFQQMGQSSSARSASPMAQNMSNGYSYQGPQMGMGMGMGMMGMNRMGMGMNMMNQPQYQQPAQDLQQDKGKGKMVELDDQNWEEQFKQIDLQGKELEESLAAEGELNEMDRSVLESETNEFGDFESIWKGIQAENAAAREMAGEESLNGMNISEFDQWDGFDAVGTHQSPFRDPQLGDYMFENENLFKDIANPFDEGVRIMHEGGNLSLAALAFEAAVQKDPQHVDAWVLLGSAQAQNEKETPAIRALEQALKVDPMNLTALMGLAVSYTNEGYDSTAYRTLERWLSIKYPSIIEPGALSSESDIGFTDRHQLHEKVTDLFIRAAQLSPDGEHMDPDVQVGLGVLFYGAEEYDKAVDCFTAALASTESGTSNQRDQVHLLWNRLGATLANSGRSEEAIAAYEKALTLRINFVRARYNLGVSCINIGCFDEAASHLLGALAMHKIVENEGREKARDVLGGGSVSEADLERMISQNQSTNLYDTLRRVFSQMGRRDLSERVVAGMDVESFRGEFDF; from the exons ATGTCTTTCATGGGCGGTGCAGAATGTTCGACAGCAGGAAATCCGCTTAGTCAATTCACCAAACATGTTCAGGATGACAAGAGTTTACAGAGAGATAGATTGGTCGGAAGAGCGCCTGGAGGCGGTATGCAGGGCATGCGCTCCGGTATGAATATGAACGGAAGTCAAGATCAC ATGATGAACGATTTTATGCAACAAAATGGTCAACTCCCACCAGAAGCCTTCGCTATGCAACATGATCTTCATCAGAATGCACAAATGAGAAATGGATCTCAATCTCCAGCTGTTGGAGGATGGGCCCAGGAGTTCAATCCTGGAATGCCGGGAATGCCAGAGCAGGCAATGATGGAGGCGGCGTTCCAAGCTCCCAAAGGTACAGCATTCAGCCCTGCGGATTTTGCTAGATTTCAACAGATGGGCCAATCAAGCTCCGCGCGTTCTGCGAGTCCTATGGCGCAAAATATGTCGAATGGTTATTCATATCAAGGTCCTCaaatgggtatgggtatgggtatgggaatGATGGGCATGAACAgaatgggtatgggtatgaaTATGATGAACCAACCACAGTATCAACAACCTGCGCAGGATTTACAACAAGAcaaaggaaaggggaagaTGGTTGAGCTCGATGATCAAAATTGGGAAGAGCAATTCAAGCAGATTGATTTACAAGGAAAGGAGCTCGAAGAGAGTTTGGCGGCGGAAGgagaattaaatgaaatgGATAGGTCAGTCCTTGAATCTGAAACCAATGAATTTGGGgattttgaatctatttGGAAGGGCATACAAGCTGAAAATGCTGCTGCTAGGGAAATGGCCGGCGAAGAAAGCCTAAACGGTATGAACATAAGCGAATTCGATCAATGGGACGGATTTGATGCTGTAGGAACACATCAATCACCATTCCGTGACCCGCAACTCGGAGATTATATGTTTGAAAACGAGAACCTTTTTAAAGATATCGCCAACCCATTCGACGAGGGTGTGCGGATAATGCACGAGGGAGGTAACTTATCTCTCGCCGCACTAGCTTTCGAGGCCGCCGTACAAAAAGATCCCCAGCATGTTGATGCATGGGTATTGTTAGGTTCGGCCCAAGCCCAAAATGAAAAGGAGACACCGGCAATCCGAGCGTTAGAACAGGCTCTGAAAGTTGACCCTATGAATCTTACAGCCCTTATGGGCCTAGCAGTTTCCTACACAAACGAAGGTTACGATAGTACCGCTTATCGTACACTTGAGCGCTGGCTCTCCATCAAgtatccatctatcattGAACCAGGTGCCCTATCTTCTGAGAGTGACATCGGTTTCACCGACCGACATCAACTTCATGAAAAGGTTACTGATTTATTCATTCGCGCCGCTCAACTTTCACCAGATGGCGAACACATGGATCCAGATGTGCAAGTAGGTCTCGGAGTCCTCTTCTACGGTGCTGAAGAGTACGATAAAGCAGTTGATTGTTTCACTGCTGCTCTAGCCTCCACCGAATCTGGAACCTCGAATCAAAGAGACCAAGTTCATCTCTTATGGAATCGCCTCGGCGCCACTCTCGCGAATTCAGGCCGCAGCGAAGAAGCTATCGCCGCCTACGAAAAAGCACTAACGCTCCGCATCAATTTCGTACGAGCCCGCTACAACCTTGGTGTCTCTTGCATCAATATTGGATGTTTTGACGAAGCTGCTTCTCATCTTCTAGGTGCATTAGCTATGCACAAAATTGTGGAAAATGAAGGCAGAGAAAAGGCAAGAGATGTACTGGGTGGCGGAAGTGTCAGTGAGGCGGATCTCGAGAGGATGATCTCGCAAAATCAAAGCACTAATTTGTATGATACATTGAGAAGAGTTTTTAGTCAGATGGGGAGAAGAGATTTGTCTGAGCGCGTCGTGGCGGGAATGGATGTTGAGAGTTTCAGAGGGGagtttgatttttaa